In the Podospora bellae-mahoneyi strain CBS 112042 chromosome 4, whole genome shotgun sequence genome, one interval contains:
- the RPB2 gene encoding DNA-directed RNA polymerase II subunit RPB2 (antiSMASH:Cluster_4; EggNog:ENOG503NW78; COG:K) has translation MADYATQSQSYGGYGDEFDDDNNYENGDELGVDQDDAAITPEDCWDVISAYFDMKGLVSQQIDSFDEFTSSTIQSLVDEYADLTLDHPNPGDDQGRDIALRRYDIHFGNVMISKPTLTEISGETTSLLPYECRDRNLTYSAPMYCKVSKRARVAINEPVPLNELDDEQHELMRETGEHPMTIRWEEEESDMPGEGSKGENDRGDLIFLGKLPVMVKSQICHLYGEDDESLFVLNECPYDQGGYFIINGSEKVLIAQERSAANIVQVFKKPPGGSVSYQAEIRSALEKGSRLISSLQMKLHTKASNEKGRLANTVSVTLPYVREDVSLAIVFRALGIVSDEDILNHICYDRKDTQMLEALRPCIEEAFCIQDREIALDFIGKRGNGNMGQNRMNRIRAAKDLLQKEMLPHISQTEGCETRKAFFLGYMVNKLLQCALGRRDTDDRDHFGKKRLDLAGPLLAKLFRGVVRRMTQDLMGYMKRCLDTNKHFTLALGIKANTLTNALKYSLATGNWGDQKKAMSSTAGVSQVLNRYTFASTLSHLRRTNTPIGRDGKLAKPRQLHNTHWGLVCPAETPEGQACGLVKNLSLMCYVSVGTPADPIVDFMTARGMDVLEEYEPLRAPNATKVFVNGTWVGVHNDPKQLVTLVQDLRRKNVISFEVSLVRDIREREFKIFSDAGRVMRPLFTVEQEEKGNHGVEKGQLILNKDHIARLQRDKELGKYHPDYWGWQGLLKSGAIEYLDAEEEETTMICMTPQDLDDFRMTKLGFHIETTSGQGNNRIRTKVNKTTHMYTHCEIHPAMLLGICASIIPFPDHNQSPRNTYQSAMGKQAMGFFLTNYSRRMDTMANILYYPQKPLATTRSMEFLKFRELPAGQNAIVAILCYSGYNQEDSVVMNQSSIDRGIFRSLFFRSYTDCEKRVGINIVEMFEKPTRGDTLRLKHGTYDKLDADGIIAPGIRVSGEDIIIGKTSPINPDNAELGQRQQQHVKRDASTPLRSTESGIVDSVVLTTNQDGMRYVKVRVRTTKIPQIGDKFASRHGQKGTIGLTYRMEDMPFTAEGITPDIIINPHAIPSRMTIAHLVECLLSKVATLKGLEGDATPFTDVTVDSVSDLLREQGYQSRGFEILYHGHTGRKLRAQCFFGPTYYQRLRHMVDDKIHARARGPVQIMTRQPVEGRARDGGLRFGEMERDCMIAHGAASFLKERLFEVSDAYRVHICEICGLMTPIANLTKQSFECRPCKNKTKIAQVHMPYAAKLLFQELMSMGIASRMFTSRSGISVR, from the exons ATGGCTGATTACGCGACCCAGAGTCAGTCGTATGGCGGCTACGGCGACGAGTTCGACGATGACAACAACTACGAAAATGGCGACGAGTTGGGCGTCGATCAGGACGATGCCGCCATCACACCGGAGGACTGCTGGGATGTCATCTCGGCCTACTTTGATATGAAGGGTCTGGTGTCGCAACAGATTGATTCTTTTGATGAAttcaccagcagcaccatccAGTCTCTCGTCGACGAATATGCCGATCTCACACTCGACCATCCCAATCCCGGTGACGACCAGGGCAGAGATATCGCCCTGCGGAGATACGACATTCATTTCGGCAACGTCATGATCTCGAAGCCCACCCTCACCGAAATTTCAGGCGAGACAACCAGCCTCTTGCCCTACGAGTGCCGTGACCGTAACCTTACATACTCCGCGCCCATGTACTGCAAGGTTTCCAAACGCGCCCGTGTTGCCATCAACGAGCCCGTTCCACTAAACGAGCTGGACGACGAGCAGCACGAGCTTATGCGGGAGACGGGCGAGCACCCGATGACGATtcgatgggaggaggaagagagcgaCATGCCTGGAGAGGGCTCCAAGGGGGAGAACGATAGGGGCGATCTCATTTTCCTCGGCAAGCTTCCCGTCATGGTCAAGTCGCAAATCTGCCACTTGTAcggcgaggacgacgagtCGCTCTTTGTGCTCAACGAGTGCCCTTACGACCAGGGTGGTTACTTTATCATCAACGGGTCCGAGAAGGTCTTGATCGCCCAGGAGCGATCGGCGGCCAACATTGTTCAAGTCTTCAAGAAGCCACCAGGAGGCAGTGTCTCGTACCAGGCTGAGATCAGGAGTGCTCTTGAAAAGGGCTCTCGTCTGATTTCGTCGCTGCAAATGAAGTTGCACACCAAGGCATCCAACGAGAAGGGCAGATTGGCCAATACCGTGAGCGTTACTCTGCCTTACGTCCGTGAGGAtgtctccctcgccatcgtcTTCCGTGCTCTTGGCATTGTGTCCGACGAGGATATCCTGAACCATATTTGCTACGATCGCAAGGACACACAGATGCTCGAGGCTTTGCGGCCTTGCATCGAGGAGGCTTTTTGCATCCAGGACCGAGAAATCGCTCTGGACTTTATCGGCAAGCGTGGCAACGGGAATATGGGTCAGAACCGCATGAACCGCATCAGGGCCGCGAAGGATCTTCTTCAGAAGGAGATGTTGCCCCATATCTCACAGACAGAAGGTTGTGAAACGAGGAAAGCCTTCTTTTTGGGCTACATGGTCAACAAGCTTCTCCAATGCGCGCTCGGTCGCAGGGATACTGACGACCGTGATCACTTTGgcaagaagaggttggatcTGGCTGGTCCGCTTTTGGCCAAGCTCTTCCGTGGCGTTGTTCGTCGCATGACACAGGATCTCATGGGGTACATGAAGCGCTGCCTCGACACCAACAAGCATTTCACTCTGGCCCTCGGCATCAAGGCCAACACATTGACAAATGCTCTCAAGTACTCGTTGGCCACCGGGAACTGGGGTGATCAGAAGAAGGCCATGAGCTCCACGGCTGGTGTGTCACAGGTGTTGAACCGTTATACCTTTGCCTCCACGCTGTCCCATTTGAGACGTACCAATACGCCCATCGGGCGTGATGGCAAGCTTGCCAAACCCAGACAGCTTCACAACACCCATTGGGGTTTGGTCTGCCCAGCCGAGACGCCCGAGGGACAGGCTTGCGGTCTGGTCAAGAACTTGTCTCTGATGTGCTACGTGAGTGTGGGTACTCCGGCTGACCCAATCGTCGACTTCATGACGGCCCGCGGCATGGATGTCTTGGAGGAGTACGAGCCGCTTCGCGCGCCCAACGCGACCAAGGTGTTTGTGAACGGCACGTGGGTGGGTGTGCACAACGACCCCAAGCAGCTCGTCACGTTGGTACAAGATCTGAGGCGGAAGAACGTCATCAGTTTCGAAGTGTCCCTTGTTCGGGACATTCGCGAGCGCGAGTTCAAGATCTTCTCTGATGCCGGCCGTGTCATGAGACCGCTCTTCACTGTtgagcaagaggagaagggcaaCCACGGCGTAGAGAAGGGGCAACTTATTCTCAACAAGGACCACATTGCCAGGCTCCAAAGGGACAAGGAGCTTGGCAAGTATCACCCGGACTACTGGGGTTGGCAAGGTCTCCTTAAGTCGGGGGCCATTGAATACCTGGacgcggaggaggaagaaacCACCATGATCTGCATGACCCCTCAGGATCTGGATGATTTCCGCATGACCAAGCTAGGATTCCATATCGAAACCACCTCTGGCCAAGGCAACAACAGGATCCGcaccaaggtcaacaagACGACACACATGTACACGCATTGCGAAATCCACCCCGCCATGCTTCTCGGTATCTGCGCCAGTATCATTCCGTTCCCCGACCACAACCAGTCGCCCCGTAACACATACCAGTCTGCCATGGGTAAGCAGGCCATGGGCTTCTTCCTTACCAACTATTCCCGCCGCATGGACACCATGGCCAATATTCTGTACTACCCACAAAAGCCGTTGGCTACCACGCGGTCCATGGAGTTCCTCAAGTTCCGAGAGTTGCCTGCCGGTCAGAACGCCATTGTGGCCATCCTCTGTTATTCTGGCTACAATCAGGAAGATTCCGTCGTTATGAACCAGAGCAGCATTGATCGCGGCATCTTCCGCAGTCTGTTCTTCCGTTCCTACACGGACTGCGAGAAGCGGGTGGGTATCAACATTGTGGAGATGTTTGAGAAGCCAACTCGCGGTGACACGTTGAGGTTGAAACACGGGACGTACGACAAACTGGATGCTGACGGAATCATTGCTCCTGGCATCCGTGTGTCGGGCGaagacatcatcatcggaaAGACGTCGCCCATCAACCCTGACAATGCCGAACTcgggcagcggcagcagcagcatgtcAAGCGTGATGCGTCGACGCCTCTTCGCAGCACCGAGAGTGGTATTGTGGACTCGGTCGTGCTCACGACCAACCAAGACGGCATGCGCTACGTCAAGGTCAGGGTGCGGACAACCAAGATTCCTCAGATTGGCGACAAATTTGCGTCCCGCCACGGGCAAAAAGGTACCATTGGACTCACCTATCGGATGGAGGACATGCCCTTTACGGCCGAAGGCATCACGccagacatcatcatcaacccccacgcCATTCCGTCCCGTATGACCATTGCCCATTTGGTCGAGTGTCTGCTCTCCAAGGTGGCCACACTTAAGGGCCTGGAAGGCGACGCCACCCCCTTTACGGACGTGACGGTCGACTCGGTCTCTGACCTGCTCCGCGAGCAGGGGTACCAGTCTCGTGGCTTCGAAATCCTGTACCACGGCCACACTGGACGCAAGCTCCGGGCCCAGTGCTTCTTTGGTCCCACCTACTACCAGCGTCTCAGACACATGGTGGACGACAAGATCCACGCGCGTGCTCGTGGGCCGGTCCAGATCATGACCCGTCAGCCAGTTGAGGGTCGTGCCAGAGACGGCGGTCTCCGTTTCGGAGAAATGGAACGTGATTGTATGATTGCCCACGGCGCCGCATCGTTCTTGAAGGAGCGTCTGTTTGAGGTGTCTGATGCGTACCGCGTGCACATTTGCGAGATTTGCGGGTTGATGACGCCTATTGC GAACCTCACCAAGCAATCCTTCGAATGCCGGCCTTGcaagaacaagaccaagattGCGCAGGTACACATGCCGTACGCGGCCAAGCTGCTTTTCCAGGAGCTCATGTCGATGGGCATTGCCTCGCGCATGTTTACCAGCAGGTCGGGTATCTCGGTCCGCTAG
- a CDS encoding Endoglucanase 5A (CAZy:GH45; COG:O; EggNog:ENOG503P08U) — MRSSAVLQTSLLAVLPLAVQAQGASGSGKSTRYWDCCKPSCAWPGKAAVNRPVFACDANFQRISDSGVASGCNGGSAYSCADHSAWAINDNLSYGFAATALSGGSEASWCCACYELTFTDGPVAGKKMVVQSTSTGGDLGSNHFDLNIPGGGVGLFDGCKPQFGGLPGATYGGISDRSQCASFPDALKPGCNWRFDWFKNADNPSFTFRQVQCPSELTARSGCKRDDDSRFPVFSPPGGGSQPQPQPTSSAAQNPNPTPSAAPGGCRAAKYAQCGGQGFTGCTTCEAGSTCTASNQWYSQCL, encoded by the exons ATGCGTTCCTCAGCTGTTCTTCAGACTTCTCTCCTTGCTGTCCTGCCTCTTGCCGTTCAGGCTCAGGGCGCCTCTGGGTCTGGCAAGTCTACCAGATACTGGGACTGCTGCAAGCCATCATGTGCCTGGCCAGGTAAGGCGGCGGTCAACAGACCCGTCTTTGCCTGTGACGCCAACTTTCAGCGCATTTCCGACTCTGGTGTTGCCTCTGGCTGCAATGGTGGCTCTGCCTACTCGTGCGCTGACCACAGTGCCTGGGCCATCAACGACAACCTCTCCTATGGCTTCGCTGCCACTGCTCTGAGCGGGGGATCCGAAGCTTCTTGGTGCTGTGCCTGTTACGA ACTCACCTTCACCGACGGCCCCGTCGCCGGCAAGAAAATGGTCGTCCagtccacctccaccggcgGCGACCTCGGAAGCAACCACTTCGACCTCAACatccccggcggcggcgtcggcCTTTTCGACGGCTGCAAGCCCCAATTCGGCGGCCTCCCCGGCGCCACCTACGGCGGTATCTCCGACCGCAGCCAGTGCGCCTCGTTCCCCGACGCCCTCAAGCCCGGGTGCAACTGGAGGTTTGACTGGTTCAAGAACGCGGATAACCCGTCGTTTACCTTCAGACAAGTCCAGTGCCCGTCTGAGTTGACGGCGAGGAGTGGGTGCAAGCGGGATGACGATTCCCGGTTCCCGGTATTTTCTCCCCCGGGAGGCGGCAGCCAGCCCCAGCCTCAGCCGACTAGCAGTGCGGCGCAGAACCCGAACCCGACTCCTAGCGCGGCGCCGGGTGGGTGCAGGGCTGCGAAGTATGCGCAGTGTGGTGGGCAGGGTTTTACGGGGTGCACTACTTGTGAGGCGGGGAGCACTTGCACTGCTAGCAATCAGTGGTATTCCCAGTGCCTATAA